Proteins from one Procambarus clarkii isolate CNS0578487 chromosome 40, FALCON_Pclarkii_2.0, whole genome shotgun sequence genomic window:
- the LOC138372904 gene encoding uncharacterized protein has translation MGHSGPLWVTLGHFGSLWVVSGSLWVTLDHSGSLWVTLRHSGSLWITLGHSASLWITLRHSGSLWITLDNSGSLWVTLGHSGSLWVSLGHSGSLWIFSESFLGSLWITLSHSWPL, from the coding sequence ATGGGTCACTCTGGGCCACTCTGGGTCACTCTGGGTCACTTTGGGTCACTCTGGGTCGTCTCTGGGTCACTCTGGGTCACTCTGGATCACTCTGGATCACTCTGGGTGACTCTGCGTCACTCTGGATCACTCTGGATCACTTTGGGTCACTCTGCGTCACTCTGGATCACTCTGCGTCACTCAGGGTCACTCTGGATCACTCTAGATAACTCTGGGTCACTCTGGGTCACTCTGGGTCACTCTGGATCTCTCTGGGTCAGTCTGGGTCACTCTGGATCACTCTGGATCTTCTCTGAGTCTTTTCTGGGGTCACTTTGGATCACTCTGAGTCACTCTTGGCCACTCTAG